The following are from one region of the Dreissena polymorpha isolate Duluth1 chromosome 2, UMN_Dpol_1.0, whole genome shotgun sequence genome:
- the LOC127869074 gene encoding L-amino-acid oxidase BmooLAAO-I-like isoform X1, whose product MLRSTAPGFKRNIWLGRRQFGGCSKSGNLLPLYKCVASKKPLQQDDLYKERMTNIVEGGLRYAYAKEHEPQNAEAYKYKKVEPSQVRDVKVVGAGMAGLAIAYELAQIGHNVTILEMQGRAGGRVKTFYEFTDGLHCEGGAMRIPPNHYLTHHYFRAFDVKLRPFQNYQPNGYMYLYGNKIRMQEFHNRNNDFSNEHWPGWDVNLSKDVKQKLEIKGILGYFDATIQPVIDELGESPTQEVWAKWVDKWSKYSTEDFLRSQTFIRPDGLNLQPWPEQAINGYKVSSYSPTLSGSFVADLRDIIGQWWATDLQTPKDGMTALTRGFLARNVGGWNKDVQLSKNLQYGIKVETIDRKHINDKLRLQGICKASGQNDKTYEADAVFVTVPLNILRQMDVPLLSREKQQAIAGITYAASTKIMIQCKRRFWQDDVGQGGFSKSSDMIGQLHYPDYDGSNILKDERGVLLVYTWDKDALAFGSQSHEDAIQSAVNEISKIHPEMKREVELGNVQAWYSDPATLGAYASLKPHEYLEHLQRLWKSDHPLYLAGEALSWSNGWIQGAIFSGLSQAFCFQSHIEGRPGRLPW is encoded by the exons ATGTTACGAAGCACTGCACCTGGATTTAAAAGAAACATCTGGCTGGGTCGACGGCAATTCGGTGG CTGTAGCAAATCTGGAAACTTGCTGCCCCTTTACAAGTGCGTAGCGTCCAAAAAACCGCTCCAACAGGATGACTTGTACAAGGAACGCATGACCAACATAGTTGAAGGAGGCCTTCGTTACGCCTACGCGAAAGAACACGAACCCCAAAACGCGGAGGCGTACAAGTATAAAAAGGTGGAGCCGTCGCAAGTTCGGGACGTTAAAGTCGTCGGAGCAGGCATGGCGGGGCTGGCGATTGCATATGAACTCGCGCAAATCGGACATAAT GTAACGATTCTCGAAATGCAAGGGCGCGCGGGAGGCCGGGTGAAAACCTTTTATGAGTTCACGGATGGACTACATTGTGAAG GTGGAGCCATGCGAATTCCGCCAAACCACTACCTGACTCATCACTACTTCCGCGCATTCGACGTAAAGCTGCGGCCTTTTCAGAACTACCAACCAAATGGTTACATGTACCTCTATGGGAACAAGATTCGGATGCAAG AATTTCACAACCGCAATAACGACTTCAGCAACGAGCATTGGCCTGGTTGGGACGTCAACCTCAGCAAAGACGTGAAACAGAAGCTCGAAATCAAAGGAATAT TGGGGTATTTCGACGCTACAATTCAGCCAGTCATAGACGAACTTGGCGAAAGTCCAACGCAGGAGGTTTGGGCAAAATGGGTCGACAAATGGAGCAAGTATTCTACCGAAGACTTTCTTCGAAGTCAAACGTTCATCCGACCTGATGGTTTAAACCTTCAGCCATGGCCTGAGCAAGCCATTAATGGATACAAG GTGTCGTCTTACTCTCCGACGTTAAGTGGATCATTCGTGGCTGATTTGAGAGATATTATTGGTCAATGGTGGGCTACCGACTTGCAGACTCCCAAGGACGGAATGACTGCATTGACACGAGGATTTTTGGCGAGAAATGTTGGGGGATGGAATAAAGATGTTCAGCTGAGCAAAAATCTTCAATACGGAATCAAAGTGGAGACCATTGACCGGAAACATATTAACGATAAATTAAGACTGCAAGGAATATGCAAGGCATCGGGACAAAACGACAAAACTTACGAAGCCGATGCCGTTTTTGTAACGGTCCCTTTGAATATCCTTCGGCAGATGGATGTCCCATTGCTAAGCCGCGAAAAGCAGCAAGCAATAGCCGGGATAACTTACGCGGCATCCACAAAAATCATGATTCAATGCAAGCGACGATTCTGGCAGGATGATGTCGGTCAAGGTGGATTCAGCAAGTCTTCTGATATGATTGGCCAGCTTCATTATCCGGATTACGACGGCTCGAATATTTTGAAAGATGAAAGAGGGGTACTGCTGGTGTACACCTGGGATAAAGACGCACTTGCATTCGGCTCTCAAAGCCATGAAGATGCAATACAATCGGCGGTGAATGAGATCAGCAAAATTCATCCCGAAATGAAGAGAGAAGTCGAACTGGGCAACGTTCAAGCTTGGTACAGCGATCCGGCGACTTTAGGGGCCTACGCGTCATTAAAGCCGCACGAGTATCTGGAACATCTGCAACGTCTGTGGAAGTCCGATCACCCGCTGTACCTTGCTGGAGAAGCATTGTCCTGGAGCAATGGCTGGATACAAGGGGCAATCTTCTCCGGCCTCTCGCAGGCATTCTGTTTCCAGTCGCACATTGAGGGACGGCCTGGTAGGTTGCCCTGGTGA
- the LOC127869074 gene encoding L-amino-acid oxidase BmooLAAO-I-like isoform X2: MLRSTAPGFKRNIWLGRRQFGGCSKSGNLLPLYKCVASKKPLQQDDLYKERMTNIVEGGLRYAYAKEHEPQNAEAYKYKKVEPSQVRDVKVVGAGMAGLAIAYELAQIGHNVTILEMQGRAGGRVKTFYEFTDGLHCEGGAMRIPPNHYLTHHYFRAFDVKLRPFQNYQPNGYMYLYGNKIRMQEFHNRNNDFSNEHWPGWDVNLSKDVKQKLEIKGILGYFDATIQPVIDELGESPTQEVWAKWVDKWSKYSTEDFLRSQTFIRPDGLNLQPWPEQAINGYKVSSYSPTLSGSFVADLRDIIGQWWATDLQTPKDGMTALTRGFLARNVGGWNKDVQLSKNLQYGIKVETIDRKHINDKLRLQGICKASGQNDKTYEADAVFVTVPLNILRQMDVPLLSREKQQAIAGITYAASTKIMIQCKRRFWQDDVGQGGFSKSSDMIGQLHYPDYDGSNILKDERGVLLVYTWDKDALAFGSQSHEDAIQSAVNEISKIHPEMKREVELGNVQAWYSDPATLGAYASLKPHEYLEHLQRLWKSDHPLYLAGEALSWSNGWIQGAIFSGLSQAFCFQAHVEGRPGRLPW, from the exons ATGTTACGAAGCACTGCACCTGGATTTAAAAGAAACATCTGGCTGGGTCGACGGCAATTCGGTGG CTGTAGCAAATCTGGAAACTTGCTGCCCCTTTACAAGTGCGTAGCGTCCAAAAAACCGCTCCAACAGGATGACTTGTACAAGGAACGCATGACCAACATAGTTGAAGGAGGCCTTCGTTACGCCTACGCGAAAGAACACGAACCCCAAAACGCGGAGGCGTACAAGTATAAAAAGGTGGAGCCGTCGCAAGTTCGGGACGTTAAAGTCGTCGGAGCAGGCATGGCGGGGCTGGCGATTGCATATGAACTCGCGCAAATCGGACATAAT GTAACGATTCTCGAAATGCAAGGGCGCGCGGGAGGCCGGGTGAAAACCTTTTATGAGTTCACGGATGGACTACATTGTGAAG GTGGAGCCATGCGAATTCCGCCAAACCACTACCTGACTCATCACTACTTCCGCGCATTCGACGTAAAGCTGCGGCCTTTTCAGAACTACCAACCAAATGGTTACATGTACCTCTATGGGAACAAGATTCGGATGCAAG AATTTCACAACCGCAATAACGACTTCAGCAACGAGCATTGGCCTGGTTGGGACGTCAACCTCAGCAAAGACGTGAAACAGAAGCTCGAAATCAAAGGAATAT TGGGGTATTTCGACGCTACAATTCAGCCAGTCATAGACGAACTTGGCGAAAGTCCAACGCAGGAGGTTTGGGCAAAATGGGTCGACAAATGGAGCAAGTATTCTACCGAAGACTTTCTTCGAAGTCAAACGTTCATCCGACCTGATGGTTTAAACCTTCAGCCATGGCCTGAGCAAGCCATTAATGGATACAAG GTGTCGTCTTACTCTCCGACGTTAAGTGGATCATTCGTGGCTGATTTGAGAGATATTATTGGTCAATGGTGGGCTACCGACTTGCAGACTCCCAAGGACGGAATGACTGCATTGACACGAGGATTTTTGGCGAGAAATGTTGGGGGATGGAATAAAGATGTTCAGCTGAGCAAAAATCTTCAATACGGAATCAAAGTGGAGACCATTGACCGGAAACATATTAACGATAAATTAAGACTGCAAGGAATATGCAAGGCATCGGGACAAAACGACAAAACTTACGAAGCCGATGCCGTTTTTGTAACGGTCCCTTTGAATATCCTTCGGCAGATGGATGTCCCATTGCTAAGCCGCGAAAAGCAGCAAGCAATAGCCGGGATAACTTACGCGGCATCCACAAAAATCATGATTCAATGCAAGCGACGATTCTGGCAGGATGATGTCGGTCAAGGTGGATTCAGCAAGTCTTCTGATATGATTGGCCAGCTTCATTATCCGGATTACGACGGCTCGAATATTTTGAAAGATGAAAGAGGGGTACTGCTGGTGTACACCTGGGATAAAGACGCACTTGCATTCGGCTCTCAAAGCCATGAAGATGCAATACAATCGGCGGTGAATGAGATCAGCAAAATTCATCCCGAAATGAAGAGAGAAGTCGAACTGGGCAACGTTCAAGCTTGGTACAGCGATCCGGCGACTTTAGGGGCCTACGCGTCATTAAAGCCGCACGAGTATCTGGAACATCTGCAACGTCTGTGGAAGTCCGATCACCCGCTGTAC